In Streptomyces alboniger, the following are encoded in one genomic region:
- a CDS encoding phospholipid scramblase-related protein, producing MTTHAKTPEGWYPDPEGHPQQLRWWDGSQWTQQTHPAQQVPRQSQPDPAKVQRQVQQQAGITPSAQGGGTLFTEPILVVNQKTKLVELTNEYSVMDQAGNTLGSVVQIGQSALKKIARFVYSLDQYMTHKLEIRDAYGQPQMMLTRPRKFMKSRVIVERADGQPVGEIVQQNVIGKINFAMMADGRQVGAIKAENWRAWNFAIVDHADNEVARITKTWEGLAKTMFTTADNYVLQIHYQLPEPLLSLVVATALTVDTALKQDARGFG from the coding sequence GTGACCACGCATGCGAAGACCCCTGAAGGCTGGTACCCGGACCCCGAGGGCCACCCCCAGCAGCTCCGCTGGTGGGACGGCTCCCAGTGGACCCAGCAGACCCACCCGGCCCAGCAGGTCCCGCGGCAGTCGCAGCCCGACCCGGCGAAGGTGCAGCGCCAGGTGCAGCAGCAGGCGGGCATCACGCCGAGCGCCCAGGGCGGCGGCACCCTGTTCACCGAGCCGATCCTGGTGGTGAACCAGAAGACCAAGCTCGTCGAGCTGACGAACGAGTACAGCGTCATGGACCAGGCGGGCAACACGCTCGGCTCGGTCGTGCAGATCGGCCAGAGCGCGCTGAAGAAGATCGCACGCTTCGTCTACAGCCTCGACCAGTACATGACGCACAAGTTGGAGATCCGCGACGCCTACGGCCAGCCGCAGATGATGCTGACCCGCCCGCGGAAGTTCATGAAGTCGCGGGTGATCGTCGAGCGTGCCGACGGGCAGCCGGTCGGCGAGATCGTCCAGCAGAACGTCATCGGCAAGATCAACTTCGCGATGATGGCGGACGGCCGGCAGGTCGGCGCGATCAAGGCGGAGAACTGGCGCGCCTGGAACTTCGCGATCGTCGACCACGCGGACAACGAGGTCGCCCGGATCACGAAGACCTGGGAAGGCCTCGCCAAGACCATGTTCACCACCGCGGACAACTACGTCCTACAGATCCATTACCAGCTGCCCGAGCCGCTCCTGAGCCTCGTCGTGGCAACGGCCCTCACCGTC
- a CDS encoding (2Fe-2S) ferredoxin domain-containing protein has translation MSPVVSIGAAARRPCTLVVCRGCCCGDVRKNPGIDHAWQLERLRSAAAASRGRFAVRTSECLGPCGQANIVVVQPSYEGRRRGGRAAWVGFVTDDESLEQILAWAEAGGPGLAEPSPTLALQLVDPRAV, from the coding sequence ATGAGTCCCGTCGTCTCCATCGGTGCCGCAGCCCGCCGCCCCTGCACGCTCGTCGTGTGCCGGGGCTGCTGCTGCGGCGACGTCCGCAAGAACCCCGGCATCGACCACGCCTGGCAGCTGGAGCGGCTGCGGTCGGCGGCGGCGGCCTCGCGCGGCCGGTTCGCGGTGCGCACCAGCGAGTGCCTCGGGCCGTGCGGCCAGGCCAACATCGTCGTCGTCCAGCCCTCGTACGAGGGGCGCAGGCGTGGCGGCCGCGCGGCCTGGGTCGGCTTCGTCACCGACGACGAGTCGCTGGAGCAGATACTCGCCTGGGCCGAGGCGGGCGGCCCCGGCCTCGCCGAGCCGTCACCGACGCTGGCGCTGCAACTGGTGGACCCCCGGGCCGTCTAG
- a CDS encoding restriction endonuclease, translated as MTVPTRPIRRRDRERRFDLRATALFFVLLAVVLCGAVFLVRAAARMVESRPLWIGSLLAVGLAAALLGRSRWRRFSAARYARRAAEALDEAAEQASEILEPTAVLPEARVGYVDYTALDADAFEQAIADLCARDACRDVDVVGGACDLGADVLAVTPDGRRVVIQCKRYGEDNKVGSQDLQRFGGTCFTVHGADVAALVTTSDFTAPALEYAQQCGIVCVNGADLEAWCEGTGPCPWELRA; from the coding sequence ATGACCGTACCCACGCGCCCCATTCGACGCAGGGACCGGGAACGGCGCTTCGACCTGCGCGCGACCGCCCTGTTCTTCGTTCTCCTGGCTGTCGTCCTGTGCGGCGCGGTCTTCCTGGTGCGCGCCGCGGCCCGCATGGTCGAGAGCCGTCCCCTGTGGATCGGTTCACTCCTCGCCGTGGGCCTCGCCGCCGCCTTACTGGGCCGGTCCCGGTGGCGCCGCTTCTCCGCGGCGAGGTACGCGCGGCGCGCGGCCGAGGCGCTGGACGAGGCGGCCGAGCAGGCTTCCGAGATCCTTGAGCCGACAGCCGTACTTCCCGAGGCGCGGGTCGGCTACGTCGACTACACCGCGCTCGACGCCGACGCCTTCGAGCAGGCCATAGCGGACCTGTGCGCCCGGGACGCGTGCCGGGACGTCGATGTGGTGGGCGGAGCCTGCGACTTGGGCGCGGACGTCCTGGCCGTGACCCCCGACGGGCGCCGGGTCGTCATCCAGTGCAAGCGGTACGGCGAGGACAACAAGGTCGGATCACAGGACCTCCAGCGCTTCGGCGGTACCTGCTTCACCGTCCACGGCGCCGACGTGGCAGCGCTCGTCACCACGAGCGACTTCACCGCCCCTGCCCTCGAATACGCGCAGCAGTGCGGAATAGTCTGCGTGAACGGCGCGGACCTGGAGGCTTGGTGCGAAGGCACCGGGCCGTGCCCCTGGGAGCTCAGAGCATGA
- a CDS encoding serine hydrolase domain-containing protein, whose amino-acid sequence MSVRVHGSCAPGFERVREEFKRNFAERGDLGAVAATVDGTFVVDLWGGDADRTGTRPWRSDTLVNVYSTTKGMTALCAHLLVERGELDLDAPVARYWPRFAAAGKADIPVRWLLSHRSGLIAPREPLGPGAVYDWEKVTGALADTAPWWRPGTAQGYHAVTFGFLVGELVRRVSGVSLGAFLRSEVTGPLDADVFVGTPESEQGRCADMAPPLGGSRRALGGAPAPPVGGLDDHPSAPATLAFDYLPLGDVNGAAYRGAEIPAANGHATARGLAAVYGALAGGGLLAAGTVERLRTPEGGGDEPDLVLRVVTPLADRWPWGLGYMLNQYGQAGPNPRAFGHGGLGGSYAFADPENRVSYAYTMNRVGAGTSGEDLRSIHLVGALYRALREK is encoded by the coding sequence ATGTCTGTGCGCGTCCACGGCAGCTGCGCGCCCGGGTTCGAGCGCGTACGCGAGGAGTTCAAGCGGAACTTCGCCGAGCGTGGTGATCTGGGGGCCGTCGCGGCCACGGTCGACGGCACGTTCGTCGTGGACCTGTGGGGCGGTGACGCCGACCGGACGGGCACGCGCCCCTGGAGAAGCGACACACTGGTGAACGTGTACTCCACGACCAAGGGGATGACGGCCCTCTGCGCCCACCTGCTCGTGGAGCGCGGCGAGTTGGACCTGGACGCGCCGGTCGCGCGGTACTGGCCCCGGTTCGCCGCGGCGGGCAAGGCGGACATTCCGGTGCGGTGGCTGCTGAGCCACCGCAGCGGCCTGATCGCGCCCCGGGAGCCCTTGGGCCCGGGTGCCGTGTACGACTGGGAGAAGGTGACCGGGGCGCTGGCGGACACCGCGCCGTGGTGGCGGCCGGGCACCGCGCAGGGCTATCACGCGGTGACGTTCGGCTTCCTGGTCGGTGAACTCGTACGGAGGGTCAGCGGGGTCTCGCTCGGCGCGTTTCTGCGCTCCGAGGTGACCGGGCCGCTCGACGCGGATGTCTTCGTCGGCACGCCGGAGAGCGAGCAGGGGCGATGCGCGGACATGGCGCCGCCCCTCGGCGGCTCGCGCCGGGCGCTCGGCGGTGCTCCCGCGCCCCCGGTCGGCGGCCTCGACGACCACCCGTCGGCACCGGCCACGCTGGCCTTCGACTACCTGCCGCTCGGCGACGTGAACGGCGCGGCCTACCGCGGTGCGGAGATCCCGGCCGCCAACGGCCACGCCACCGCGCGTGGACTCGCCGCGGTGTATGGGGCGTTGGCGGGCGGCGGGCTGCTCGCCGCCGGCACGGTGGAGCGGCTGCGCACGCCGGAGGGCGGCGGCGACGAGCCCGACCTGGTGCTGCGGGTGGTCACGCCGCTCGCTGACAGGTGGCCGTGGGGCCTCGGCTACATGCTCAACCAGTACGGGCAGGCGGGCCCCAACCCGCGCGCCTTCGGGCACGGCGGCCTCGGCGGGTCGTACGCCTTCGCCGACCCGGAGAACCGCGTCTCGTACGCGTACACGATGAACCGCGTGGGTGCCGGGACCTCCGGGGAGGATCTGCGCAGCATCCACCTGGTCGGGGCGCTCTACAGAGCACTGAGAGAAAAATAG
- a CDS encoding MFS transporter → MTQQDQQTADDSPAHERRPVRQLLAASVGNAVEWYDWYAYTFLATYIADQVFPKSAGNSLVPLLSTFAVFAVGFFMRPVGGLLMGAVADRRGRRSALTVTILLMGGSSLLVGLTPTYASVGVLAPVVLVAARLLQGLSVGGEFAASTTFLVESAGPGRRGLFSSFQYVSTTAGQLAASGVAALLVATLSEGHMDGWGWRLPFLLGAVLSLVGFWIRQGAYETHEPPAERGERPGLFDALRRHPRQSLLICGITAGGTIAYYTWTSYLPTYAELNTDISKGQALLAGTLSLAFFALLQPLGGLLSDRVGRRPLLLFFGIGFAALSVPLLKSLSGSFLSLLLVQGAGMVLLTGFTSISAAVNAEVFPARVRAAGIGFPYSLTVALFGGTAPYVGTLFKEIGSPGLFPVYVAVLCLVSSVVYLRLPETAHKDLER, encoded by the coding sequence ATGACACAGCAGGACCAGCAGACGGCCGACGACTCCCCCGCCCACGAGCGGCGCCCGGTACGGCAGTTGCTCGCCGCGTCGGTCGGCAACGCCGTGGAGTGGTACGACTGGTACGCGTACACCTTCCTCGCCACCTACATCGCCGATCAGGTCTTTCCCAAGAGCGCGGGGAACTCCCTGGTGCCGCTGCTCTCCACGTTCGCCGTCTTCGCCGTCGGCTTCTTCATGCGGCCGGTCGGCGGCCTGCTGATGGGCGCCGTCGCCGACCGGCGCGGCCGGCGGAGCGCGCTGACCGTCACCATCCTGCTGATGGGCGGCAGCAGTCTGCTGGTCGGCCTGACCCCCACCTACGCGTCCGTGGGCGTGCTCGCTCCCGTGGTGCTGGTCGCGGCGCGGCTGCTCCAAGGGCTCTCCGTGGGAGGCGAGTTCGCCGCGTCGACCACCTTTCTCGTGGAGTCGGCGGGCCCGGGGCGGCGCGGTCTGTTCTCCAGTTTCCAGTACGTCTCCACGACCGCCGGCCAGCTGGCCGCGTCGGGCGTCGCGGCACTGCTGGTCGCCACGCTCTCCGAGGGCCATATGGACGGCTGGGGCTGGCGGCTGCCCTTCCTGCTCGGGGCGGTGCTCAGCCTGGTCGGCTTCTGGATCAGGCAGGGCGCGTACGAGACACACGAGCCGCCCGCCGAACGGGGCGAGCGCCCCGGGCTCTTCGACGCCCTGCGCAGGCACCCGCGCCAGTCGCTGCTGATCTGCGGCATCACGGCGGGCGGCACCATCGCGTACTACACGTGGACGTCGTACCTGCCTACGTACGCCGAGCTGAACACCGACATCAGCAAGGGCCAGGCACTGCTCGCGGGTACGCTCTCGCTCGCGTTCTTCGCCCTGCTCCAGCCGCTCGGCGGCCTGCTCTCGGACCGCGTGGGGCGCAGGCCGCTGCTGCTGTTCTTCGGCATCGGCTTCGCGGCCCTCAGCGTGCCGCTGCTGAAGTCCCTCTCGGGGTCGTTCCTTTCGCTGCTGCTCGTGCAGGGTGCGGGGATGGTGCTGCTCACCGGATTCACGTCGATCTCGGCGGCGGTGAACGCGGAGGTGTTCCCCGCGAGGGTCCGCGCGGCCGGGATCGGCTTCCCGTACTCGCTGACCGTCGCGCTGTTCGGCGGTACGGCGCCGTACGTGGGGACCCTGTTCAAGGAGATCGGCTCCCCCGGGCTGTTCCCCGTGTACGTGGCCGTGCTGTGCCTCGTGTCGTCGGTGGTGTATCTGCGGTTGCCGGAGACGGCGCACAAGGACCTCGAACGGTAG
- a CDS encoding phosphocholine-specific phospholipase C, translated as MTELNRRRFMQLAGGTATYAVLNQSIARAASLPARRATGTIEDVEHVVVLMQENRSFDHYFGTLKGVRGFGDPRPVTLPNGKPVWNQPNGGKEVLPFHPDAEDLGMQFIAGLDHDWAGGHKAFNNGKYDQWIPAKSERTMAYLTRDDIPFHYALADAFTVCDDYHCSFIGATDPNRYYMLTGHVGNDGKGGGPVLGNQEAGYDWTTYAERLEQAGISWKVYQDIGDGLDAAGHWGWIEDAYRGNYGDNSLLYFNKYRGAKPGDPLYDKARTGTNAKAGDGYLDILTADVLADRLPQVSYIACPEAFTEHPNWPVNYGAWYIAQVLDALTSNPEVWAKTALFITYDENDGYFDHIVPPYVPKDAAQGKSTVETTLDYFPGNASYAAGHYGLGQRVPMIVVSPWSTGGFVNSEVFDHTSIIRFMERRFGVKEPNISPWRRAICGDLTSAFDFGGKDTDPAELPGTAAYEPPDNKRHPDYVPKAPARPTLPKQERGARPARPLPYVPLVDGSADAAAGKFTLTFGGGDKAGVCFHVRSANRTDGPWTYTTAAGRTISDTWNSAYSNGTYDLSVFGPNGFLRTFKGPGKKAGPEVTARHDGTTGNLKLTLKNAGSADVNLTLTNAYGGTPQTFKVKAGATVSHTVDLRSAKRWYDLTVKSDTDPGFLRRFAGHVETGAAGVSDPAIITV; from the coding sequence ATGACTGAACTCAACCGGCGCCGTTTCATGCAGCTGGCCGGCGGCACCGCGACCTACGCCGTGCTCAATCAGAGCATCGCCCGCGCCGCCTCCCTGCCCGCGAGGCGCGCCACCGGCACCATCGAGGACGTCGAGCACGTCGTGGTGCTGATGCAGGAGAACCGGTCGTTCGACCACTACTTCGGGACGCTGAAGGGCGTACGCGGCTTCGGCGACCCCCGCCCGGTGACGCTGCCGAACGGCAAGCCCGTCTGGAACCAGCCGAACGGCGGCAAGGAGGTCCTGCCCTTCCACCCCGACGCCGAGGACCTCGGCATGCAGTTCATCGCGGGCCTCGACCACGACTGGGCCGGCGGCCACAAGGCGTTCAACAACGGCAAGTACGACCAGTGGATTCCCGCGAAGTCCGAGCGGACGATGGCATATCTCACGCGCGACGACATCCCGTTCCACTACGCGCTCGCCGACGCGTTCACCGTCTGTGACGACTATCACTGCTCGTTCATCGGGGCCACGGACCCCAACCGCTACTACATGCTCACCGGCCACGTCGGGAACGACGGCAAGGGCGGTGGCCCCGTCCTCGGCAACCAGGAGGCGGGCTACGACTGGACGACGTACGCCGAGCGCCTGGAGCAGGCGGGCATCTCCTGGAAGGTGTACCAGGACATCGGCGACGGCCTGGACGCGGCGGGTCACTGGGGCTGGATCGAGGACGCCTACCGGGGCAACTACGGCGACAACTCGCTGCTCTACTTCAACAAGTACCGGGGCGCCAAGCCCGGCGACCCGCTCTACGACAAGGCCCGCACCGGTACCAACGCCAAGGCGGGCGACGGCTACCTCGACATCCTCACGGCCGACGTGTTGGCGGACCGGCTCCCGCAGGTCTCCTACATCGCCTGCCCGGAGGCCTTCACCGAGCACCCCAACTGGCCGGTGAACTACGGCGCCTGGTACATCGCGCAGGTACTCGACGCGCTCACCTCCAACCCCGAGGTGTGGGCCAAGACCGCGCTGTTCATCACGTACGACGAGAACGACGGCTACTTCGACCACATCGTCCCGCCGTACGTGCCGAAGGACGCCGCCCAGGGCAAGTCCACCGTCGAGACCACCCTGGACTACTTCCCGGGCAACGCCTCCTACGCGGCCGGGCACTACGGCCTCGGGCAGCGCGTCCCGATGATCGTCGTCTCGCCGTGGAGCACCGGCGGCTTCGTGAACTCGGAGGTCTTCGACCACACGTCGATCATCCGGTTCATGGAGCGGCGCTTCGGCGTCAAGGAGCCGAACATCTCGCCGTGGCGCCGCGCGATCTGCGGCGATCTCACCTCCGCCTTCGACTTCGGAGGCAAGGACACCGACCCGGCGGAGCTGCCCGGTACCGCCGCGTACGAGCCGCCGGACAACAAGCGCCACCCCGACTACGTCCCCAAGGCGCCCGCAAGGCCCACGCTGCCCAAGCAGGAGCGGGGAGCCCGCCCGGCACGCCCCCTGCCGTACGTCCCGCTGGTGGACGGCAGCGCGGACGCGGCCGCCGGGAAGTTCACGCTGACCTTCGGCGGCGGTGACAAGGCGGGCGTCTGCTTCCACGTCCGCTCCGCCAACCGCACCGACGGCCCCTGGACGTACACCACCGCGGCGGGCAGGACGATCTCCGACACCTGGAACTCGGCGTACTCCAACGGCACGTACGACCTGTCGGTGTTCGGCCCGAACGGCTTCCTGCGCACCTTCAAGGGCCCCGGCAAGAAGGCTGGCCCCGAGGTCACCGCCCGGCACGACGGGACGACCGGCAACCTCAAGCTGACCCTGAAGAACGCGGGCAGCGCGGACGTGAACCTCACGCTGACCAACGCCTACGGCGGCACGCCCCAGACGTTCAAGGTCAAGGCTGGCGCCACCGTGTCGCACACCGTCGATCTGCGGTCGGCCAAGCGCTGGTACGACCTGACCGTGAAGTCCGACACCGACCCGGGCTTCCTGCGGCGGTTCGCCGGCCATGTGGAGACCGGCGCGGCGGGCGTGAGCGACCCGGCGATCATCACCGTCTGA
- a CDS encoding FBP domain-containing protein codes for MEPVSEKEIRASFVNCSKGEASRLTLPTDFADTPWQDLGFLGWRDPKAPERGYAVTWRDGKPVGIALRASSGPRKSLLKSSICSVCVTPQSGSGITLLVAPKAGAAGRQGNSVGLYICADLACSLYVRGKKTTVLARRLEESLSPQEQNARTLQNLHGFLDQVLAG; via the coding sequence ATGGAACCCGTCAGTGAAAAAGAGATCCGCGCCTCCTTCGTGAACTGCTCGAAGGGCGAGGCGAGCAGGCTCACGCTGCCGACGGACTTCGCCGACACCCCCTGGCAGGACCTGGGCTTCCTGGGCTGGCGCGACCCCAAGGCCCCCGAGCGCGGCTACGCGGTGACGTGGCGGGACGGCAAGCCCGTCGGAATCGCGCTGCGCGCCTCCAGCGGGCCGCGCAAGAGCCTGCTCAAGTCCAGCATCTGCTCGGTCTGCGTGACCCCGCAGTCCGGCTCGGGCATCACGCTGCTGGTGGCCCCCAAGGCCGGAGCGGCGGGCCGCCAGGGCAACTCGGTGGGCCTGTACATCTGCGCGGACCTGGCCTGCTCCCTCTACGTACGCGGAAAGAAGACGACGGTGCTCGCGCGCCGCCTCGAGGAGAGCCTGTCGCCGCAGGAGCAGAACGCCAGGACCCTCCAGAACCTGCACGGCTTCCTGGACCAGGTCCTCGCGGGCTAG
- a CDS encoding 6-phospho-beta-glucosidase: MKLAILGGGGFRVPLVYGALLGDRAEGRVTDVVLHDLDAARLGAVTRVLVEQAAGVPDAPLVTATTDLDEALRGADFVFSAIRVGGLEGRAADERVALAEGVLGQETVGAGGIAYGLRTVPVAVDIARRVARLAPDAWVINFTNPAGLVTEAMSRHIGDRVIGICDSPVGLGRRVAQVLGGDPDEAFIDYVGLNHLGWLRGLRIAGRDELPRLLADPGLLGSFEQGRLFGADWLQSLGAIPNEYLHYYYFNRETVRAYQQAERTRGAFLHDQQARFYDGMRQPGTPALRTWTETLAEREAAYMAENRQAAGVGERAEEDLESGGYEKVALALMRAIARDERATLILNVRNGTTLAALDADAVIEVPCSVDANGAHPMTADPLPGHATGLVCSVKAVEREVLAAADSGSRATAVKAFALHPLVDSVTVARRLVDGYRGVHPGLAYLR, from the coding sequence GTGAAGCTGGCGATTCTCGGCGGGGGCGGTTTCCGCGTGCCGCTCGTGTACGGGGCCCTCCTCGGCGACCGTGCCGAGGGCCGTGTCACCGACGTCGTCCTGCACGACCTGGACGCGGCGCGGCTCGGCGCCGTCACCCGTGTCCTCGTCGAGCAGGCCGCGGGCGTCCCGGACGCGCCCCTCGTCACCGCGACCACCGACCTCGACGAGGCGCTGCGCGGCGCCGACTTCGTGTTCTCCGCGATCCGGGTCGGCGGCCTGGAGGGGCGCGCCGCCGACGAGCGCGTCGCCCTCGCCGAAGGCGTCCTCGGCCAGGAGACCGTCGGCGCGGGCGGCATCGCGTACGGGCTGCGGACCGTGCCCGTCGCCGTGGACATCGCGCGCCGCGTCGCCCGGCTGGCCCCGGACGCCTGGGTCATCAACTTCACCAACCCCGCCGGCCTGGTCACCGAGGCGATGTCGCGCCACATCGGCGACCGCGTCATCGGCATCTGCGACTCGCCCGTGGGCCTCGGCCGCAGGGTCGCGCAGGTGCTCGGCGGCGACCCCGACGAGGCCTTCATCGACTACGTGGGCCTCAACCACCTCGGCTGGCTGCGCGGCCTGCGCATCGCGGGCCGCGACGAACTGCCGCGCCTGCTCGCCGACCCCGGACTTCTCGGCTCCTTCGAGCAGGGCAGGCTCTTCGGCGCCGACTGGCTCCAGTCGCTCGGCGCGATCCCCAACGAATACCTGCACTACTACTACTTCAACCGCGAGACCGTACGCGCCTACCAGCAGGCGGAGCGGACCCGCGGCGCCTTCCTCCACGACCAGCAGGCCCGCTTCTACGACGGCATGCGACAGCCGGGCACCCCCGCCCTCAGGACCTGGACCGAGACGCTCGCCGAGCGCGAGGCGGCGTACATGGCGGAGAACAGGCAAGCGGCGGGCGTGGGGGAGCGGGCCGAGGAGGACCTGGAGTCCGGCGGGTACGAGAAGGTCGCCCTCGCGCTGATGCGGGCCATCGCGCGGGACGAGCGGGCGACGCTGATCCTCAACGTCCGCAACGGCACGACCCTCGCCGCCCTGGACGCGGACGCCGTCATCGAGGTGCCGTGCTCCGTCGACGCCAACGGCGCCCACCCCATGACGGCGGACCCGCTGCCGGGCCACGCCACCGGCCTGGTGTGCTCCGTCAAGGCCGTCGAGCGCGAGGTGCTCGCCGCGGCCGACAGCGGATCGCGCGCCACCGCCGTCAAGGCGTTCGCGCTGCACCCGCTCGTCGACTCGGTGACGGTCGCGCGGCGCCTGGTGGACGGCTACCGGGGTGTGCATCCCGGTCTGGCGTACCTGAGATGA
- a CDS encoding vWA domain-containing protein produces MSANRIQHKVNHVALVVDCSGSMRPHEHQLVRVVDEFVAGLKAESDSLGHETRISLYSFDHRVENLVWDMDVKHLPSMRGLYRVNNGATALIEASLKSLDDLGHIWEEYGEHSFLQIVVTDGEENASGGDRRHDGDMAILGPWLDRIAAKMGGLPGHWTSAILVPNSLAKRTAQNYGFPAGNIAIWDADSQEGVEEAIGTVRAAATSFLRAREKGVRGTKNLFAVGQDISIDEVRANLEPIPANKYRLLKVDKEAEIRPFVDSHPGVTYERGACYYQLGARAQVQPNKEVIVVEKDTDRAYTGEAARSLLFGTGIQGTVSVKAGNNPKLEVYVQSRSVNRKLKPNTRLLIML; encoded by the coding sequence ATGTCCGCCAACAGGATTCAGCACAAGGTGAATCACGTCGCGCTGGTAGTGGACTGTTCGGGTTCCATGCGTCCGCACGAGCATCAGCTCGTGCGAGTCGTGGACGAGTTCGTGGCGGGATTGAAGGCCGAATCGGACAGCCTCGGCCACGAGACCCGCATCAGCCTCTACTCGTTCGACCACAGGGTGGAGAACCTGGTCTGGGACATGGACGTGAAGCACCTTCCGTCCATGCGCGGCCTGTACCGGGTGAACAATGGGGCGACGGCACTCATAGAAGCCTCACTGAAGTCCCTGGACGACCTGGGCCACATATGGGAGGAATACGGCGAGCACAGCTTCCTCCAGATCGTGGTGACGGACGGCGAGGAGAACGCCTCCGGCGGCGACCGGCGGCACGACGGCGACATGGCCATCCTCGGCCCCTGGCTCGACAGGATCGCGGCCAAGATGGGCGGACTCCCCGGCCACTGGACCTCCGCGATCCTCGTCCCGAACTCCCTGGCCAAGCGCACCGCGCAGAACTACGGCTTCCCGGCCGGGAACATCGCCATCTGGGACGCGGATTCCCAGGAGGGCGTCGAGGAGGCCATCGGCACCGTGCGCGCCGCCGCCACCAGCTTCCTGCGGGCCCGCGAGAAGGGTGTCCGCGGCACAAAGAATCTGTTCGCCGTCGGCCAGGACATATCGATCGACGAGGTGCGGGCCAACCTCGAACCGATTCCGGCGAACAAGTACCGGCTCCTGAAGGTCGACAAAGAGGCCGAGATCCGTCCCTTCGTCGATTCACATCCGGGAGTGACGTACGAACGTGGCGCGTGCTATTACCAATTGGGCGCCCGCGCTCAGGTCCAGCCGAACAAGGAAGTCATCGTGGTGGAGAAGGACACCGACCGCGCCTATACCGGAGAAGCGGCACGCAGCCTTCTGTTCGGTACGGGCATTCAGGGGACCGTCTCGGTAAAGGCGGGCAACAATCCCAAACTGGAGGTCTATGTGCAGAGCCGCTCGGTGAACAGGAAACTCAAGCCGAATACGCGCCTGCTCATCATGCTCTGA